From the genome of Corallococcus macrosporus DSM 14697:
CCCAACGCCCGGGGCGAGCGCCGTCACCTGCGCGACCTCTACGCGAGCGACGAGCCCCCCTCGGGCGCGGCGGACTGCGCCGGCCCCAAGCTGCTGGCACATGCCCTCACTCAAGGCTTCCAGCCCCTGGCGCTCGCGGAGTTCTGGTGGGGCGCACCGCCTCCCGCGGGAGGCCGGGCCGCCGGCGCGTACTACCCTGCCTGCAAGGACAAGTGCGGGCCGCTGCTGCCGTACATGCTGGAGGGACTTTCCGTCGCCGCGCCTCGCCCCTTCATGGTGCCTACGCTGCCACCCCGGCCACTGGACATCGTCTTCGAGGACGAATGGCTCGTGGTGGTGGACAAGCCGGAGGGCCTGCTCTCCGTCCCCGCGAAGGACGTCTCGGTGGAGGACTCGGTGCTGGCCCGGCTGCGCGCGCGCGCTCCCGGCGCGACGGGGACGATGCTCGCGCACCGGCTGGACCTGGACACGTCGGGGCTGCTCGTCGCCGCCAAGGACGCGCGCACCTACGCGGCGCTGCAACGGCAGTTCGCGGGGCGCGAGGTGCACAAGCGCTACGTGGCCTGGGTCGAAGGCAGCGTCCGGGGCGAGCGTGGCACCATCGACTTCCCCATGCGCGTGGACCTGGACGACCGGCCCCGCCAGATTCACGACCCCGTGCACGGCAAACCCGCGGTGACGGAGTGGCACGTGCTCGAACGCAGCCAGGGCCGCACGAAGGTTGCCCTCTTCCCGCTCACCGGGAGGACGCACCAGTTGCGCGTCCATGCGGCCCATCCGCTCGGCCTGGGCGCGCCCATCGTCGGTGACCGTCTCTACGGGCATCCGGGCTCCCGGCTGCACCTCCATGCGGAGGCCCTGTCGTTCCAGCACCCCGCCACGGGACAGCGCCTCACCCTGGAGCGGCCGGCGCCCTTCTGACCTCGCCTGCGCAGGCCACCCACCTGCGCGGCATGCGGCACCGCGGCGCCCGCGGCGGAGCACCCGCGAGGAGGGCCCCGGGGCGAGCCTCAGACCTTGCTGTTTGGAAATGTCGGGGGTTTTGCGCCTGGAAATGTCCCGACATTTCCGAACAGCGAGCGCTCCGAACGCGCCCCAGGCCCTGCCCATTCAGCCCAGGGCGTACACCTGCGCAGCGGCGTGGCTCACGCCTCGGAGCCGGCGGAGGCCGGCGCTGGCTCGGACGAAGCAGGTCCAGGGGACTCCGGCGCCTCCGTCGAGGAGACGGTTCCCCCGGCCGCCGCCGTGGGCTTCACGCCCAGCTCGCGCGTCAGCTTGGGCGTCACGCCGGTCTCCGCCAGCAGCCGCTCCAACTGCGCGCGCGCGCGCCGGTTCTCCCGGTGCACCCGGCGGCCCAGGATGAGCTCGTTCTTCAACGAGTGCTCCCAGCCCGTCAGCTCCGTCACCGTCACCTGGTAGCCGAAGGCCTCCAGCGTCAGCGCGCGGATGACGTTCGTCAGGTGCGAGCCGAACTCGCGCCGGTGCCACGCGTGCGCGTACAGCAGCGACATGGAGCCACTGCTGGCCACGACGGGGCGCTTCTCCTTGAGCTGCGCGGCCACCTCCGCCTGGCAGCACGGCACCACCGCCACGTGGTCCGCGCCATGGCGGATGGCCGCGACGAGCGCGTCATCCGTGGCCGTGTCACACGCGTGCAGCGCCATCAGCAGGTGGATGCGCTCCGGGTACGTCGCCGTGTCGATGTGCGCCGTCTGGAACTGCATCCGCGTGAAGCCCAGCCGCTGGGCGCGGCCCTGGGCCCGCTCCGTCAGCTCCGGCCGGCCTTCAATGGAGAGCAGCGCGCCGCTGTCCGCGTTCTTGAGGAACAGCTCGTAGAGGACGAAGCCCAGGTAGGCGTTGCCGCTGCCCGCGTCCACCATCACCGCGTTGGGGTGGCGCGCCTGGACGTCCTCCACGGCGGGGCGCAGGAGGCCCATCAGGTGGTTCACCTGCTTGAGCTTGCGCAGCGCGTCCGCGTTGAGGTGCCCCTCGCGCGTGAGCAGGTGCAGCTCGCGCAGCAGCGCGGGGGACTGGTCCGGCAGCAGCTCCCGCCGGACCTGCGAGGCCTTGACGTTGCGCCTCAGACGGACACCACTTCGAGCACCTCGGGAATCATCTCCCGCAGGCGCCCCTCGATGCCCATCTTCAGCGTCGCCGTGGACGACGGGCAGCCCGCGCACGAGCCCTTCATGTGCAGGTAGACGATGCCGTCCTCGAAGCGGTCCAGGGTGATGTCACCACCGTCCATGGCCACCGCCGGGCGGATTTCGCTGTCCAGGATGTCCTGGATGCGCCCCTCCACCGAGCCACCCGCGCCCTGCCCGGCCGCCTCGCGGGCCGCCGCCAGCGCCGCCTCGTCCACCACCGGCTCGTTGGCCGTCAGGTGCGTGTCGAGCGTGGCCATGACCTCGTCATTGAGCTCGTCCCACTCCCCCTCCTCCCCCTTCGTCACCGTCACGAAGTTGGTGCCAATCATCACCGCCGTGACGCCACGCACGTCCATCAGCTTGCGCGCCAGCGGGGACTTCACCTGGGCATCGTCGCGGTTCGTGATGTTCACCGCGCCGCCCGCCAACAACCGCCGGTCCACCACGTACTTCAGCGTGCTGGGGTTCGGGGTCCACTCGAGCTGGATGTTCACCGACATTCAATTCTCCTTGGACGTCTCCTCTAAGGCGCTCGCGGCCCCATAGCAACCCGGCTCGCGGGCTGGCAATCGCCCCGCGCCCCCGCGCCTCCCCTCCTGGTCGGCATCAACCTGGAATACAGGAAATACATGAACTCATAGTGGATTTCGCGTAGACTCCTGGCATGCCCCCTCCCATGCCTCGCATCCCCGCCAGCGTGTTCGAGGGACTGTTCGTGCGGGGGCTCCAGGCGGACGCCGCCCTGCTGCGGGAGCTGGAGACGCTGGGGTACGACAGCCGGAAGCCGGAGCTGGACTACCCCATCACCCTCTGGCAGCGGGCGGTGGCCCTGGCGCGGCGGGAGCGCTACGCGGAGCTCGGTGACGAGGACGCCTACCGGCGACTGGGCCGCCAGAGCGTCCTTGGCTTCGCGCAGACGTTGGTGGGCCGCATGACGGCGGTGGCCCTGCCCCTGATTGGCCCGGCGCAGACGCTGGAGCGGGTGCCTCGCTACCTGGCGATGATGGGCCGCTCGGACCTGGACGTCTCGATGTCCCCCGAGGGCGAGCGGGGTCGCCGCATCTCCATGTCGGACCGCTTCAACCGGCCCGAGCTGATGGCGGGGGGCCTGGAGGCCATGTTGGAGCTGGCCAACGCCCGGCCTCGAATCACCGTGGAGGAGCGCAGCAGCGAGGGGTACCGTCTGCTCGTGCGCTGGTAGCCCACCAGCCCCGCCCCGGAGCTCCGCGTGCCCTACCCGCCCAGACTCGCCCACCTCGCCACCCGCGCCGTGGTGGTGGCGAAGCTCATGCCCACCTACGCGCAGGCGCACCACATCGACGAGGAAGAAGCGGCGCAGCGGCTGTCCAGCGCGCTCTCGGGGCGGATGCTGCCCTCGCTGCTGGAGGCCGCGTGGGACGCCATGCGCGGCAAGGCGAAGCGGCTCACCGATGACGGGCTGGTGGAGAAGGTGGCCACCACCTTGAGTGAGCGGCCCCTGCGGCCGGGGCGCATGGCCCCCATGAGCCCGGCGCTCAGCGCCTTCTTCATCCTGGTGGACCTGGAGGTGGGCACCGCGGGGGACGCCGCGCGGCGGGTCATGGAATCGGACGAGGGACGCCGCCGGGGGGCGGAAGGACTGGCGGAAGCCGGACGCTTCCTCGCCGCGGAGCTGACCCGCGGGAAGTAGCGCCCGGACAGCCGTGGCAGCAGCGGGTACGCATCGTTATAGGCTCGCCCTGGCCCAGGCTCCGACGATGTCCACCCCGCTCCCCACCACGCTGCGCATCCTGCGCTCCCTCACCGAGCTCCCCCGCGCCACGTGGGACGCGCTGGTGGACGCCCGGGCCACGCCGTTCCTGGAGTGGACCTTCCTCGCCGCGCTGGAGGAGAGCGGCTGCGCGGCGCCGGAGCGGGGCTGGCACCCCCGCCACCTGACGCTCTGGCGCGGCTCGCGCCTGGTGGCCGCCGCGCCCGCCTATCTCAAGGACGACAGCGACGGCGAGTTCGTCTTCGACAGCCCCTGGGCCACCGCCGCCGAGCGCGCCGGCCTGCGCTACTACCCGAAGCTCGTCCTCGCGGTCCCCTTCACCCCCGCCACCGGGCGCCGCGTGCTGGTGGCCCCGGGCGAGGACCGCGCCGCGCGCGAGGCGGAGCTGCACGCCGCCGCCCAGGAGTTCGCCCGCGCCGAGCGCCTGTCCGGCGTCCACGTCCTCTTCCCCACCGAAGAGGAGCTGCCCGTCCTGGAGGCCCAGGGCTTCGCCGTGCGGCTGGGCGTGCAGTACCACTGGCGCAACCGGGGCTACCGGACGCTGGAGGACTTCCTCGCCCGCTTCCACGCCAGGCGCCGCCACCAGCTCCGCCGGGAGCTGCGGGCCCTGTCCGAGCAAGGCATCTCCGTCCGCACCCTGCGGGGGGAGGCCCTGGCCAACGTGGACCCGGACACCGTCTACCGCCTGTACGCCGCCACGGTGGACAAGTACCCGTGGGGCCAGCGCTTCCTCACCCCGGACTTCTTCGCCCGGCTGCTCGCCCGCTTCCGCCACCGCTGCGAGTGGGTGGAGGCCCGCCGGGAAGGCCGGCTGGTGGCCGGTGCGTTCAACTTCACTGGTGCCAACGTTCTGTATGGCCGTTACTGGGGCTGCTTCGAGGAGCATCCCTTCCTTCACTTCAACGTCTGCCTGTACCACCCCGTCACGGAGGGCATCGCCTCCGGCCTGGAGCGCTTCGAGCCGGGCGCGGGCGGGGAGCACAAGCTCACCCGGGGCTTCGAGCCGCGCCTCACGTACAGTGCGCACCTGCTCCTCCACCCGGGCATGGACAGGGCCGTGCGCGGCTTCCTGGCCCACGAGCGGGCAGCCGTCGAGGGGGGCCTGCCCCAGTGGCGGGCGGAGACTGGTTTCAAGGAGGGGGAGTGAAAATCCCCCGTCCGTTCAGCAAGGGAGTCCGAACGACTTATGGCGCAGAAGCATGAGCACGATACCTCCGTCATCACGGAGACCGCCCCCAAGCAGAAGCTCAAGAAGCCGCCGCTCTACAAGGTGCTCCTGCACAACGACAACTACACGACCCGCGAGTTCGTCGTGGCCGTGCTCAAGGAGGTCTTCCACAAGTCGGAGACGGATGCCGTGCAGATCATGCTGCACGTTCATTACAACGGTGTCGGGGTGGCCGGCGTCTATACGTACGACGTCGCCGAAACGAAGATTCAGACGGTGGAGGCCGCGGCGCAGGAGAACGACATGCCGCTGCGGCTCTCCATGGAACCCGAGGAAGGTTGAAACGTGGCAGGACCGCTGATTGCCAAAGAGTTGCAGGCCAGCTTCCGCACCGCCCTGGACGAGGCGCGGAAGATGCGCCACGAGTACCTGACGCTGGAACACCTGCTCCTGGCGCTCACCAGGGATTCACGCACCCGCGAAATCCTGAAGGGGTGCGGCGCCAACGTGTCACAACTCCAGGAGCGCCTGGTCTCCTTCCTGGAGGAGACGGTCGAGCGCCTGCCCGAGGGCGTGGACGCCGAGCCGCAGCAGACCATTGGCGTGGAGCGGGTGCTCCACCGCGCCGCCATGCACGCGCTGTCCGCCGAGCAGAAGCTCATTGACGGCGGGGACGTGCTGGTGGCCCTCTTCCGCGAGGACGAGAGCCACGCGCTCTACCTGCTCCAGCAGGAGGGCGTCACCCGGCTGGACCTCCTCAACTACATCTCCCACGGCGTCACCAAGGACGGCGAGGGTGAGGGCGAGGAGGGCGCCGGCCACGCCGCCCCCGCGGGCGACGACGACGAGGGCGAGTCCTCCAAGAAGAGCCCGCTGGAGGCCTACACGGTGCAGCTCAACATCGAGGCCAGGGAGGGGCGCATCGACCCGCTCATCGGCCGCGAGAAGGAGCTGGAGCGCACCATCCAGGTGCTCTGCCGCCGCCGGAAGAACAACCCGCTCTACGTGGGCGAGGCGGGCGTGGGCAAGACGGCCATCGCGGAAGGGCTGGCGCTGCACATCCACGAAGGCCGCGTGCCGGAGGTGCTGAAGGACGCCGTCGTCTACTCACTGGACATGGGCGCGCTGCTGGCGGGCACCAAGTTCCGCGGCCAGTTCGAGGAGCGGCTCAAGGGCGTGCTCAAGGCCCTGAAGGAGCAGCCGAACGCCGTCCTCTTCATCGACGAAATCCACACCATCGTCGGGGCCGGCGCCACCAGCGGCGGCTCCATGGACGCCTCCAACCTGCTCAAACCCGCGCTGGCCAGCGGGCGGCTGCGCTGCATCGGCTCCACGACGTACCAGGAGTACAAGTCCGCCTTCGAGCGAGACCGCGCCCTGTCCCGCCGCTTCCAGAAGATTGAGGTGGGCGAGCCCTCCATCGAGGACACCGTCCTCATCCTGGAGGGGCTGAAGAGCCGCTACGAGGAGCACCACGGGGTGAAGTACCAGCCCGAGGCCATCCGCGCCGCGGCGGAGCTGTCCGCCAAGCACATCAATGACCGGTTCCTGCCGGACAAGGCCATCGACGTCATCGACGAGACGGGCTCGGCCGAGCGGCTCAAGCCGGAGGGCCAGCGCTCCGGCACCGTCACCGGCGCGGACGTGGAGGCCGTCGTCGCGAAGATGGCGCGCATCCCCGCCAAGAGCGTGTCCGCCAGCGAGGGCGTGCAGCTGCAGAATCTGGAGAAGGACCTCCAGGGCGTCATCTTCGGGCAGGACTCGGCCATCAAGGACCTGGTCAGCGCCATCATGCTGGCCCGCTCCGGCCTGCGCGCGCCGGAGAAGCCCATTGGCTCGTTCCTCTTCTCCGGCCCCACGGGCGTGGGCAAGACGGAGCTGGCCAAGCAGCTCGCGCAGTCGCTGGGCGTGGAGTTCCTGCGCTATGACATGAGCGAGTACTCGGAGAAGCACACCGTGAGCCGGCTCATCGGCGCGCCGCCGGGCTACGTCGGCTTCGACCAGGGCGGCCTGCTCACGGACGCCGTGCGCAAGCACCCCTACGCCGTCGTGGTGCTGGATGAAATCGAGAAGGCCCACCCGGACCTCTTCAACATCCTGCTCCAGGTGATGGACCACGCGACGCTGACGGACAACAACGGCCGCAAGGCCGACTTCCGCAACATCGTCCTCATCCTCACCACCAACGCGGGCGCCCAGGAGATGAGCACCAAGGCCATTGGCTTCGGTGACCTCGCGAAGCCGGCGGACGCCACCCGCGCGAAGAAGGCGATTGAGCGCACCTTCACGCCGGAGTTCCGCAACCGCCTGGACGGGTGGATTCTCTTCTCCGGCCTGCCACCCGAGGTCATCCTCAAGGTGGTGGACAAGGAGGTGCGCCTGCTCCAGAAGATGCTGGACGAGAAGAAGGTGAAGCTGTCGCTGACGCCCGCCGCCCGCGCGTGGCTGGCCGAGCACGGCTATGACCCGGCCTTCGGCGCCCGGCCCATGGCCCGGCTGGTGGACAACTCGCTGAAGAAGCCGCTCGCCCAGGCCCTCCTCTTCGGCGACCTCAAGGACGGCGGCACCGCCTACTACGACGTGGACGGCGACAGCCTCAAGCTGCGCACCGAGCCCGCCACCGCCGAAGTCGCATAGCCCTGCCCGCGCTGGCCGCGGACATGACGAGGCCCCGGTCCCCTACGCCAGGGAGCCGGGGCCTTCGTCTTTCCAGCGGGCCGCGCTACTCCACGCGGTAGCTCTTCACCGCGCTGGAGAGCTGCTCGGAGATGATTTGCAGCGTGGTGGCGGCCTCGCCGGTGGAGCCGATGCGGGCCACCGTCTCGTCCATCATCTTGGACAGGTCATTCACCGCCAGCGTGATTTGGTTGATGCCCACGTTCTGCTGGCTGACGGCGGCGGCAATCTGCCGGACGGCGGCGGCGTTGTCCTGGACGATGGACGACAGCTCGCGGAGGTTCTGCCCGCTGGTGCGCACCTGGGCCAGGCCCGACTCCATGCGCTCGGCGCCGCGCTCCGTGATTCGCACCGCCACCGTCACCTGGTTGGCGATGTCGTCCAGCAGCTCGCGCACGCGCGTGGTGGCTTCGATGGACTGGTCCGCCAGGGCGCGGATTTCACGCGCCACCACGCCAAAGCCCTTGCCGTGCTCGCCGGAGCGGACGGACTCGATGGCGGCGTTGAGCGCCAGCATGTTGGACTGGTCCGCCAGGTCCTTCACCGTCTGGGTGATGCCGCCAATCTGCTGCGTGCGCTCGCCCAGCTCGACGATTTTCTGTGCAATCTCCCCCACCTGGGCGCGGATGTCGTTGAGCCCCGCCATGGTGAGCTCAATCGAGGCCTCGCCGGACTTGGCCAGCGTGTCGGCGCGCTCGGCCACCGACAGCACGCTCTCCGCCTTCTGCGCGGCCAGCATGGAGGTCTGCTTGATTTCCTGCGCCGTCACCTGCGTCTCCTGCAGCGCCGCGGCCTGCCGGGAGATGGTCTGCGCCTGCTCCGTGGAGGAGGCGTTGAGGTGCTCGGTGGACTGGGTGAGGGCCACGGCCGCCTGCTGGAGGTTCACCGTCACCTCGCGCAGCCGCGCCACCATCTGCGAGAAGGAGCTGGCCAGCCGGCCCACCTCGTCCCCGCTCTTCACCTGGATGGGGCGGGTGAGGTCGCCGGACTCCACGATGTGGCCGGCCACCTCCGTCAGGCTCTTCAGCGGCCCGACGATGCTGCGGCCGAACAGCGCGGACACCGCCACGCCCAGGGCCACCAGCAGCGCCGCGAAGCCCACCATGCGCACGCGCAGCGCGGACACCAGCCCGTCGATGTGGTCCCAGGACACGCCCACGTGCACCGCGCCCAGGCGGCCGCCGGCCACCGGCGCCACCACGTCCATGGCGCGCAGGCGGCGTCCCCCGGCGTCCGCCTCCAGCACCGCGCCCGCGCCCGCGGTGGCCACCGCCTCCTTCAGCGCGTCCGGGAAGCCGTCCGGGAAGGTGTGGGCCACCACGTTGCCGGCTGAGTCCTGGATGAAGGCATAGGCCAGGTCGGAGTGGCCCACGCTGGCGTCCAGCATGGGCTGGAGCGCGCTGGCCCCCGTCGCCACGCCCTGCTCCGCCGCCACCGCCAGGCCCCGGGCCACGTGCCGCCCGGCGCCCAGGTAGCTGTCGGCCAGGTCGCTCTCCAGCCGCCGCGTGGCGACGCCGGTGAGCAGCGTGGCCGCCGTCGCGCTGATGAGCGCCGTGACGAGCACGAACTTGGGCGCCAGCCCCAACGACTGGCGGAACTGCTGCGACAACTGGGTGGCGAAGGACTGTTGCGGGAGGCTCACGGAATCACCGCCGGGGAAACGACGTCAGGACGGCACCCGCGGGGGAGCGGGCAGGTGACACAGGGATTGGGGCTCACCGGGCGGGACCTCCATCCGGGCGCCCGCTTCGGAAGGGGGCGAAGGTACAGCTCTGCAGGATGAGCTCCGGCAGCGAGGACAGGGGCACGCCCTGGTCGGTGGCCTTCACTTCAATGGCGGCGCGCGGCATGCCGAAGACGACCGAGGACGCCTCGTCCTGGGAGTAGGTGACGCCGCCCGCCTTGCGGATGGCGAGCAGGCCCCGCGCGCCGTCCTCGCCCATGCCGGTGAGGACCACGCCGCCGCTGCGCCGGCCGAAGGCGGCGGCCAGCGACGCCAGCATCACGTCTCCGCTGGGGCACGGCCCGCCCCGGCTGGGCTGCAGCCGCGCCAGCCCGGCCGCGTCCACCAGCAGGTCGTTCCCGTCCAGCGGGAAGTACACGTGGCCCGGCTCCAGCCGCTCGCCGTCCTTGGCGATGGACACCGGCAGCGGCGTCACCTGGGACAGCCAGCGCACCATGCCCTGGGTGAAGCCCACGGTGATGTGCTGGGCCACGAGCAGCGGCACCGGCAGCGAGCGGGGCAGCTTGGACAGCACCTCCGCCAGCGCGGGCGGCCCGCCCGTGGAGGCCACCACACCGAAGATGTCCACCCGCGCGCCGGTGGGCGGCGGCGGGGCCGCGGTGGCGCGCGCCCGGCGGGAGATGACCGGCACCTCCGCCATGAGGCACACCGAGTGCGCCAGCTCCTTGCCCCAGCGGCGCAGCTCCTCCGCGTTCGTCACGTTGGGCTTGCCGATGAGCTCCAGCGCGCCGGCGCTCATCGCCTGGAAGCCCAGGTCCACGCCGCGCTGCTCCGCCACCGCGCTCACCACGAGGATGCGCGCGGGGGACTGGGCCATGATGGCCGCGATGGCCCCCGGCCCATCCAGCCCGGGCAGCAGCAGGTCCATGGTGATGACGTCGGGGCGCAGGAGCCGCGCGAGCTGCACGGCGCGGTTGCCGTCGCCCGCGCGGCCCACGACCTCGATGCGCGGCTCCTCCGTGAGGAGGGCCGTCAGCATGTTGGCCATGGTGGGCGAGTCGTCCACCACGAGGACCCGGATGGGCCGCTTGATGCTCACGCGCGACTCCCGCGGCGGCTCATCACGTCCAGCACCTCCGCCAGCAGCCGGCCCGCGGCGCACTCGCGCTTGCTGAGGTAGCCGTCCGCGCCCGCCTCCAGGCCCCGCTCGCGCGCCACCGCGCTGTCATGCGCGGAGACGAGGATGACGGGCAGCGACGCCGTCTCCGGGCGCTCGCGCAGCTTCGCGATGAGCTGCGTGCCGTCCATCTCCTCCATGTCCAGGTCGCAGATGACGACGTCGTAGGTGTCCGTGGCGAGCCGGTCCAGGGCCCGCGCCCCGCTGGCCGCCAGGTGCACCGTGAAGCCGCCCGCCTCCAGCATGGCCCGGTGCAGCGCCCGCGCGGTGAGCGAGTCGTCCACCACCAGCGCGCGCCGCTGCGCCGTCACCTGCACCTGCGCCGTCTCCGTCACCAGCCAGTCCGGACGGCAGATGAGCAGCAGCTCGCCGCGGCTGAGCGTGGCCGCGCCCTGCCAGGCCGGCACGTCCCGCACCTCCGACGGCAGCGGGCGGATGACCAAATCACGGTCCCCCACCACCGCGTCCACCACCAGCGCCACGCGCTTGCCACCACTCTGGACAATCAGCAGCGGCTGCCCCTCGGTTGGCGGCGCCAGGGCGCGCAGGCCCAGCCGCGCCCCCAGGTCCACCACCGACAGGAGCTGCCCCTGGTACTCCAGGTGCGCCCGGCGCTTGCCCAGGCGCAGCGACTCCGCGCGCGCCAGCTGCGTGGCCTCCACCGCCAGCATCGGCAGGCCCACGAGCTGCTCCAGCACGCGCACCACCAGCACCGGCGAGCTGCCCAGGTCCGTGGGCAGCGTGAGCATGAAGCGCGTGCCCTGCCCCGGCGTGCTCGCCACCTCGATGCGTCCCTGCAGCCCCTCCACCGACGCGCGCACCGCGTCCAGGCCCACGCCCCGGCCGGACGTGTCCGTCACGTCCGCGCGGGTGCTGAAGCCGGGCCGGAAGATGAGGTCGCGGAGCTGGTTCTCGTTGTAGCGCGCCGTCTCCTCCGCGGTGACGACGCCGCGCTGCTCGGCCACCCGGCGCACCGACTCCACGTCGATGCCCGCGCCGTCGTCGGACGCCTCCAGGTAGAGCAGGTTGCCCTGCTGCTCCACGCGCAGCGTGAGCGCGCCCTCGTGGTGCTTGCCCGCGCGCTCGCGGTCCGCCGGCAGCTCCAGGCCGTGGTCCACCGCGTTGCGGAGCAGGTGCACCAGCGCGCCCTGGAGCTTCTCCAGCAGGCGCCGGTCCAGCGACACCTCCGCGCCCACCACCGACAGCCGGGCCTCCTTGCCAAGCTG
Proteins encoded in this window:
- a CDS encoding hybrid sensor histidine kinase/response regulator, coding for MPVDPMLQGLVAGFAVEAQEVVQKVTMDLLELEREGLETDALTKLYVRLGRHLHTLKGSAASLGMQDLSDIAHKLEDALAPLKAHPQKMPRPVVDVLLHGLDLFLLRAQAHADGRGDALPDPAAALAQLVADAPPPEEAAAMVGASGGPAAAAPAAAAPQPPAEPVSVPDTLPESSDAGWRVSSWQVTALMREVERLREVRLRVEERGRELERVAQLLAKQGLLAETAEARTALSGTARSLRTDGEETSDIVDALEDGLKAITTRPVRTILDPLQRMVRDLSRQLGKEARLSVVGAEVSLDRRLLEKLQGALVHLLRNAVDHGLELPADRERAGKHHEGALTLRVEQQGNLLYLEASDDGAGIDVESVRRVAEQRGVVTAEETARYNENQLRDLIFRPGFSTRADVTDTSGRGVGLDAVRASVEGLQGRIEVASTPGQGTRFMLTLPTDLGSSPVLVVRVLEQLVGLPMLAVEATQLARAESLRLGKRRAHLEYQGQLLSVVDLGARLGLRALAPPTEGQPLLIVQSGGKRVALVVDAVVGDRDLVIRPLPSEVRDVPAWQGAATLSRGELLLICRPDWLVTETAQVQVTAQRRALVVDDSLTARALHRAMLEAGGFTVHLAASGARALDRLATDTYDVVICDLDMEEMDGTQLIAKLRERPETASLPVILVSAHDSAVARERGLEAGADGYLSKRECAAGRLLAEVLDVMSRRGSRA